TGAAGCAGTGCCGTTGGTATGTCCTTAAATGAGAGTTCCCACATGGCTTTCACTCAAAATGGCCTGTGGTTATCGAGTGCCAGTTCAAACTGGGATTCCCCAACAGACTTCCACCATCTCCAAGTACCTGGACATTATGCTACATCCCAAAGATCTCAGTGTAGTAGAGCCATCATCAGCCCCATTACAGGAAAATGGCTACCCTAAACTATTTAAAACCCAACACttagaaagaacaagaaaaacagttttagagAAATAAGCCACTCCAATACATTCACACAGTGATACATTAGTTGCTGTTGACTGCTTTGACTTGCTAATTAGTAGCTTTTGATTACAGTACACTGCTGCAACTTGATAACTTTGCAGTTGTTTTGCTGTACTACGTATCTACAGCTGTTCAGTAACACAAATACTATCGAACCCTTCTGATCGACCTCGTATTAATGCCTTTTTAACAGTGCCTATGCAGCATACCTCACTGTATATAAGAGGTACGTTATAAGAAGGTCTCTTAACTAAAACACGGTGGTACTTAGGAGCCCTTTTTCTGAGATGGGGCACTGGGCTTTCATCTTTTGAGACCTGAATGTATAATGGAGAATTCTGCCATTCAAATGACATCTAAAAGGTTGGTAAGTTAAGACCCTCTAATATGCAGCAATAAAATGTGCATAATATGCATAAATATGCATGGTCAAGTCAGTGTGTGGTAGTACTCTGATCCAAGTTAAAGCACTAAAAGAGCCTCGGCGTGAAGCACCTACACCTTGCCACTGGCAGCACGAGCACAGCTCCTCACTCTTTTTGTACTCTTCCTCACCCTCTGGAGGGCCCTTTCAAGCCCTCCAGATCCTTCGCTAGAATTGTGCTTATTAAAAGCACCTCTAGATGTAACCAGATGTAATCACATCAGGGAACACAAAACACTGCTAGCTCTGTTTTAGGGTCACATCTGCTAACACAAATGAGTTGGTATCGTAGATGCAGATAATTACTGTTCCTCCTAAAGGGTCCACAGCAGCTACTGTAGTGCAGTATCTGCTATTTGGGCACTGAAAACGTTACTCAACGGAACCCAGTTTTTCTTCCACAAGTACAGAGGTTTTCAAATTATAATCCTGACACAAACATAATGAGGCTGTAAGCCAAGACAGTACAACCACATGACACCTCCTGAATCTAAGATCCTCTTCATACTAGAATGTAACAAATGGCGCTGGCTCCCGAGAATGGACTTTGCAGGCTGCATTTATTCTGTGAAGACTTTGCTAAATGTAAAGACTTGTGCTCTTACTGagacagaaagaagacagaggaaaatgcTCAATAGATATTTTAATCCAGTATACATGACTATCAgtagcatttttccttttctatgacagaaaagaaaaatataatttaagcTGAGATAatatgagagaagaaaaaaaaaaccaacaactttcTGGCAGAATAAAACCACTTCAAGAGAAGACATTTCTAACATGACACAGAACAAATGGGCAGGAGtctgtaagagaagaaaaaagactcTCTTCCCTCCCAATTCTCTGTCCAAACACCATTTCAAACATTAAAAGCCTGCCCACATAGCAGAACAAAATGatcagaaaagttttaaaagtgctGCAGTACATTGCTGACTTATTTTTAAGATGACTCACCTATTAGAAGAGAGTCCCCTGAATGGGATTCCATAATTGGTTTTGACAGGGGAGGTTTTGATCtgtgggaagaaggaagaagcatcTCTGAGCAGTTAAGCTTGTTTAACAGTGtgcttacaatttttttttttttaacatagatatgtgtgtgtgttaaaaACAGACAAGAGAATACCTCTGCCCTCTACTGGAAATAAAAACGTTTGCAAGTTAGACTGTAATAAGTTGCAGTTGAGTTTTATACCAAATGACTCAAATTTTCAGGTAATCTTTCAACAGAAATCCAGACACGCTCGTCAAGTATCCTCCATAAGCCTTAATGTATTCATTCAAACAGAATATTCACATATACTACCAGCTATCCCACCTCTCTAACTGAACATGCAAGTCTGGGAACTTATTGCTGTCTTCAATAGCAAGAGAAGAAGACTTAATCGCCTCTAATCATCGTGAGGCTTCCCCTGCCCGTTATATTTTACATAATTAAGAATATAGCCTGCTTGCCTCCCTGAAGCTTCCACATACCCACTTCTCCAATTCGGAATAGTGGCTGCACAGTCACATGTATGACTTGCCCACACAATGAAACCTTTATTCTAAATCCTAGAGCATGAAGAGTTTCTCAGAAGAGACGTGAAGTAATTGTAGCTTGCAATTAATGACATTTTGCTGAACTACATTCAGTTTCACATACCTAAACATAAGCATTATACTTACTTgatattatgtatttttcttgcgACTATCATTGGAAAAtccacttcaaaatattttttagggAGGAGATTTTCATCCTGAGAATTGGAGTAAGACTCTAGAATTAGGGGCATTCAAGTTTCACGTGCACATGACAAGAAGATAATAACCTTAAGTCGTAAACAATTTTGGTTTAGATTACACTGGCATTTGTAACTGTAGTATAACTTCATGTCccacagcttaaaaaaaacccaaaccaacaaaaacagtTGAGAGACATTAGAATGTCCTCTAAGCattaaggaaattatttaacGTTTTACATAATGCAGCAATCCTAGACACTAGATCACTGAAACATATATTCCGACAATATATTATCAGGATTTAGAGGAGCACAGCAACAGGAAACTATTACGACATCTACCATGCACCTTCAGTATATTCTTCTAAGGAAGGAATCAGGAATATTTTGCACAGGTTTACATAGAAAGTGACCACATTCCACAATTTGTCCTCAAACCAACAGCCAGACTACAAGTGCATCAGTATTCCCCTACtacaaaaaaggggaaaacctCTTCATTTCGTGTTGTCACTATTTGACACCCTGATAGATAAGCTGTACCAAGTTTCTCCCCATGCAGTGACCCTTTTGTGACAGATTCGTACTGCTAGCTCTAGCTTGTCAACCTCACGAATTTCTGAACAGTAGATTAAATCGGTAGTCAGAACACTGAGGCGCTCGGTTAACTGGGTCCCATCTTCTGTACATTAATTATACCACATCTGCTCTTTACAAGGAGAAAGAATTGGAATTACAGGCCCcacttcagcttttaaaaccACTGTTACAGgaaagttaataaaaatgtgtataacATAGTTTTCATGGGAATGCAGGTAAGAAAAAAGCTTCAATTCTCAggaaaaattcattattttttcccctccactgaCTGAAATATAATGAATTGTGACCAAGCAAAATGCGACTGGCCTCCTTGGGCTTTCTTCCAGAAACCAAATTTACAAATGTAAATGCTAATGAGAAGACAAGTTCATTCAGAATTATACCATCATATAATACCTGAATAATCTGAATTTTTGTGAATTACATACATACAAACagacatatatatttacatagaTAAACtcacatttatataaataatttagaaacatGTAAATAGAGCCTGTAAAATCCTGTACCTTGGTACCTTATTCCTGTTTTAATACAGgattaaaaaagtgaaatcttATGACTTAAAGAGGACAGCAAATGTGGAGTTCAAGCTCTGTTTCTGAAGAGGTCAGCTTCTGGCTCACACTTTCTGGTAAAAGCCGGTGAAAATCACAGCCCCTCCTGTGCACTGAGGTTTAAAGATACCTAAACTAATTCTAAGCAGGCTGAGAACTGAGGCAGACCAGCCAGCGCAGTCAGCCTCGCTGCACGCCTCCACGTCGTACTACAAAATGCAGCACCGATAAGCCCTCACAGAAGCGCTTCAAACGTCCACACAAATCTTTGTCTTCAGCCAAGTTCGTTACTCACAGCTATCATTACCTTTAATCTCCAGAACAGGGTATCCATGCCAGCCCCAAGATTTACAATTTGACAGTTGCATTCTGTCTTCTTTAGGAAAGCTTTAATCAGATAACTGACTCCATGAACACGAGCATAATAGCctggtaacaaaaaaaaagtttggttttaattattattttcatataataCTTGATGTTTAACACTCATTAAGAATTTTAGgtaatctattaaaaaaatggtgTTTCTTAGGAAGAATAATACACTCTTTTTAAGATACCTAAggggtttgggtgtttttttgtgtgtgtgggtttttgttttttgtttttattattactaaCAAATCTGATACACTGATAAAACAGGATTCCTTGGGTCAATAAAAGTTTTAGTCAAGTTTCGCCTCAAACCAAGCAGAATAATTCTAGCTGGTGTGCACACTTTTGCAGAGACCAGGGCTGACACACCCTTCTGTCCTGAGTCAAAGCAACATTTTTGACTGCTTTGTAGAGATTACTGCACGCCAAGACACACAGAGACATTCCATTCAgaatacagaaagcaaaggataagagttttgatttaaagaataatatttaaaagatcaGATGCAATATAGAATTAgtactgtgaagaaaacttGTCTCATTCTTTTACATATTTCCTACACTCCGTAATACCCAGTAGACGGAGGTTTTGTCAGGTGCTCTTCAAGACCAGTTAAGAACACGTTTGCACTGTCTTCATTCAAGTTCACATGCCAACTTGCCTCTATTGATTTCAggtgcttttctctctttggcTTGTCTCACAAAATACTGGATGTAAGGGTCCTTCCAGTAGCCAACACTTACAGCAAACCTGTCCAGcggagggggaaaaaaaaaaaaagaagtatgaaaTAAGGCCACCAAGATTTATTCTATAAGATACGCGGGCCAAAAAAGTCACTCTCTGGGTGTGTACATGCAGACAAAGTTTAAAAACCCTGTTGAACGTGTGGAACTATCTCAGTTAAGAAGTTATAGAAAGTCTAGTAAAAAATGTTGGCTCTTGCCATATTAAACAAGCATCTTTTTAATGGCCTCTGCACCACTTGATGAACCTCTGCAAGCGAAGACCCTAATCTGGAATATTTCCTCCTCGAGGACCCAGCAAACAGAGGAATTGTCTGTCCGAAGTTCCTCAGACCGCACACAAAGCATGCCTTACTTCCATACATCATTCTGCTACGAGCTGTTTGCACTTATTCCAGAGCTTCTACGTCTGACTTTAACACAGACAACAGTGCTATTCTATTCTAATAGAACTTACTAGTTTTACAGCTGAGTTGAAAAGGCAAACTCTCAAAAACAAACTCAACCGCCCAACAATTTGCTGCTACACCAATAACAAAGGATAGAACAAAAAGCCAGCAATAGCCAAAGTTAAATTCACGCCCATGCACAACAGGGCAACAAAACCCATCAccctcccagcacccatccTCCCGAGGAGGTGAAATAAAGAATTCTGACAAATATCAcgatgtttttttccctgagataTCGAACATCGCTGAAATTTCCCATTCCCACTATTAGACAGTATAATTCTAGCTATCCCTGTATGGTTTTATAAACGAACCCTAAGTTGAAAATTGGGCAGGTGTTTAATAACAGGACCGGGAAACTTCGTGGCGAAGCTGAGGACTGAAGCTGTCGGTCCAAGGGACGAGCACCTTCAGCGCAAACCCCCCGCCCTCACCGGGGAGCTCTGGCCGGGGCCTGACGTGCATTCGCTCCTCTGCAGCCTCGCTCGCTACACCGCTCCGCGAGTGCTTCCCCGGCCAGCCGGCCCTTGCAGCCGCTGGGGCCCCGGGTTCCGCTCTCGGCCTCGGTGCAAAGGACACCGGCACGGCCGGGCACGGCGGCACCCTTCCGCGGGGCAGCACCTGGGAAAAGAAGGGGCTCTaccccctctcctccagcccgGCTTCCCGGGGgtcgggccgggccgcgcctcgccgcctccccgcccgctCTGCCCGCCCTCGCCCCCGCCAGCACCGCCCCAGGGCCGCGGCCCGGTGCGAGGGGACGCCGgaggggcccggcccggcccaccgcaccccgccccgccgctcccccccaGGCGCCGCTACCGTTTGCAGACGGACGCGTCCTCGCACGTGCCCCGGACCGCCTCGTCCGCCTCGTCGAGGCCGACGGCGGAGAGGGGGTCGCGGGCAGCGGCCGCCATGGAGGGCGCGAGGCTcggccgcccgccgctgccgccacCGCCCCtgcggcccggcccccgccacCCCTCATTGGGCGGCCTCCGCAGAGCGGCCCGCCGGAGCTCGGCAGCGATTGGTCCACGGCCTCATCCATTTCCATAGCGCCCAATGAGAGAGCGCGGGCTGCACCGCCCCCGCCCAGGAAACGGCGGCAGTACCGCAAGGGAAGCCGGAAGCAGTAGTCTTGGGGGACTCTCGGCGATAAGGCCGCGGGGAGTACGGGACAGGGGTGGGTCCCGGGGCTGTCCGCTCCGGGAGGGGCGGCCCCCACGCACCGAGCCCGGCCCAGCTGCCgctcctggagcagcagcgCCCCTCGCTCCCGAGAGAGCGGTGGGCGGAGGAGCCGCTATCGCGCCGCGGAGCGCCGACATCCGGGCCCCGGGCGGGACATCCGGGTTTCCGACCGCCACGCCCCTCCCGGGGCCCCGGCTGTTCCCCGCGGCACGTGACGGTGGGGGCGGGGCCGGAAGCGGCGGCGGGTTCCGGTgtgggcggggccgggggcgccgCCGcgagcagggaggaggaggcggcggcggcaggaggccgggccggggcggtggTGGCGGAGCAGCGGGGTCCCGGTGGGAGGCCGAGGGGGGACAGCCGCCGTCATGAAGAAGCAGTTCAACCGGATGAAGCAGCTGGCCAACCAGACCGTCGGCAGgtgggcggcggggccggggtcCCGCGGCCGTGGGCGGCCCTGCCCGGCTGGGTCGGGGCGCCGGCGGGGCTCGGGCGGCGGCTCCGCTCCGCTTTtcccggcggggagcgggcggagGCCGTCCGCAATCTCGGCCGCGCGtcggggcgggggagggacCGGGCACGGCGGGGCTTCCCGCGCCTCTCTGAGCGGGgccttttggggaagaaaaacttCTGTCAGCTCAGACAGAAACTGGCGGGACGGGGGGGGAAAGGGCAGAAACTCTTTCTTGTTCGAAAACTAAAAGAAGCAACAAGAAGATTCTGGTCCTCGGTGTTCCAGCCGGGAGCGGGGCTTGGGCGGGCAGGCGGGTGTCCGAGGCGTCGGTGCGTCGGTGTCCGCTGGCACCGAAGCCTCCGCCTTACCTGTTCGTAGGTGTTGGCAGCCCCGAGACGGGCGAGTTCAGCGGAGCCCgcctgggtgctgtgggtgctgtgggtggtCTCCCCAGCCAGGGCTCCCCACGCAGCGCTGGGCAGGCGTGAAGGCGTGGGGCGCGAAGGCGTGGGGCGCGGGCGCGAAGGTGTGTGGCACGTTGAGCGCTGTGAGGACAGAGAGCGAAGATCCCCTCGGGGCTGGGGGAACGCTGGGGCCGGGGAGGCAAAGAGGGGGCTCTTTGGGAGTCACCTTGGCCCCCGAGCCCCTGCAGAGCTATTTGCATTGCACGCTTCCTGTCTGGGTTTTTGTGACTTTCGTTTCCTTTGTTACCGTCTTGATATTGAGTTACTTGAGCggtttctcactctttttcccatttaagAAGCCTTCGGAGAGCGCAACCTCTGCAAcctaattttaacaaaaataacagcagtcGTGTAGGTATGACTGTCATCGATGTCCAGATGTCAGAGTCTTGGAAGGTTTTTAACCTGATTCTGTGGAAACAAATCTGTGCGCAGACACCGGTGTGTCTGcctgcagctcttctgtgagctaaaaatgcaaatgtgacTTCACTGTTTCTAGtagaattctgtattttttctcccagaaacTGCTCTCTGCTTTTAGTGAAAACTTGATCTGAAAGTATGTACTTATACTGAAAGTGTAAACTTTCATATTATCTGAGTTTATACTTTCATGGCCTCTGTTCCAATAACTCACTTAAtacagtgtttattttctttggggCCTACATACATATAAAACAGGTCAAGCGTGTCAGCTAATAATGGCTAAgtagtagatttttttttttttaataaggtgtTTGTTTTGCTATAAAAGAGAGCATGACTTCCAAACCAATCTTGGGTCCTTTCATTCTCATTTCATATGAattaatggattattttttttttaattgtcagaGTGATTATTGACATTCCCTTTTTGCATGTGTTGGGCCCACAGCTGCAAATCCCAAGTGGAATTTCAAGTAATCTGCCTTGTACTGAGTAGGATAAACATCTCGGGCTGCTTTCTACTTCAAGGGGAAAATCAGAAGTAAATCTGGAGAACTGTTTATAGTCATGTGTGGGTTGGGAGGTTCATAATGACCTTTGACTAAATGAAGCTGGGGCTATCGGCCGTTCCATGGCGCAGGTTCTCGGGGTGTGGTTGTCTGTGTGCGCGGTTATTGCTCATACTTCTTCGCCAGGTAGTCCGCTGGTGCCTCAGCAGCCTGCGTCTGGAATAGTGAAGTTTTCTAGTTTCGTTAAAATACAGACAAGTACctgtaattgtttttcattaaaaactatttaagaTGACACTGAgtcatttgtttttatgagCTTAATAGTTAGTTTCAATTAaactctgtttctctctttcctgttttAGTCGGCATTAGGTACAAACACATCCTTATTGGTTCTGTCTTTGCTTATAGagtgttttttaataataaagtatGTTAAGTTAGTTGTATGGATTCTTTACCCAAGAACATGCAAACGTTTCTTTTAATTGAATAGAGGTGAGAAGACTGAAGAGTGAGGGTAAAGTTTTGACCAGtgcttgttgcttttttcaCATATAAATTATATCCTCATGTTTGCAAGTGCTTTGAACAGACCAAATTGACCCTTCTAGGGGTTGTTTTGTGTACTCTTGTTAGCACAAGGTGGTACTTATTCTTTTGGCGCTAACCTTAATATTTGTGTCTctccaagaaagaaaatctttaaaggaaaatggttATCTAATTGAAATCATTTTCATCACTGTAAATCTGCATGAATTCTAGTGAGACTCAGGAAGCTCAGTTTGTGGGCGCGATTTGGGGatgggagggaaagaaacaaaacttggGAGGTTTGTGTTGGCTTTTGCAATGTATGATCACCTGTACGTATAGGAGTTATAACAGTGGAAACTCAGTGAAGATATCTTTCCATTTCCCAGAGTGCGGTGTATTCATGTGCACAGCCGAGCActgtttttccccaaacctgtttttctttaatttttttggttcaTCGTTGCAAAGCTTTTCTCTGACTTTCGAGGTAGCCCGTTGTCTGTAAAGAGGTTGAAATCGGCCATTCGTATTAGCTGTTCACTGAGAtacaaacagcattttaaatagcaaCTGCTTTTGAGGCCCATCAAAGCCCACAGTCTAGTGAAGACTTTCATTTGATAGAGTCAGAGATAATTTCTGGAAATGCTTCTGCATCTGTCCTCCTCCAGTTGAGGAGGCGAGAGGGATGTCTTGGCCCTGCCATGCTGAATCAAGAAATCAAGCGTGATTAGACCAGTCGGTGTACAAAGAAGGAGAAATTGTTCACTCTACCGTTTTAATCATAGTTAGCTTGAAAAACGTTTTGTTTCAAGAGGTATCAAATgtgatattaaaattaattggtGAATATTTGATGTTACTAGCCTCCTTACATTTCATGTAGTAGCCATGCATTCAGGTAGTCGCCAGGGTCTTATTTCATTTCCCAAAGTAAAATCACTTCGTAGTGAAAGATTTGTGATTGGTTTCACTTGCAAATATCAGCGCTGAGTTTTTCAAATTTCGGGCAGTGCTGCATTCTGTGGTTTTAATAAGTGGTGCATAACTCATGGAAGACGTGGGAGATGCGACAGTCCTCATTCAGTAGGATCCTGCAGGCAATAGTAGCAGAGGCAAGTGTTTCTGGCACTGGGTACCAGAACCAGGAGTGAACCATTTCAATTTTGTAacattgaagaaaaaaggagaggaaaataaacaacaaagaggaaaaaaagattgcagTGTGCTTCTTATCTGTCGGTGCTGTTGCAGCTTGCTGCTCTCTGAGATGGGTCCCTATTGAGTTCGTGTAACTCATTTATTAGCCTGTTGTACTTGGACAGAATGAGGAGACAAATCCCATGTCAAAAGGACTCTTCTGGCTGTGTAAATGTCTCGGAGAGGTGCAGTGTTCAGTATTTCAAGACCCCGTACGCCATTGGGAGACCTAGCTGGTCAATAAGCTGCCCCGCAAGAGAAGCGGTATTTGGAGGAGCAGTTTGGGCACTGTGCTGAGGGGTGGcaaccccatccctgctgcctcaCCTGCGGCACTCGGACATTGTGTGGACTGCCTGCTCCCGTTCGCCTTCTCTGGGACATCTACCCTTCTGGGTAACCTGCAGCTCCGTAGGGTGGTCTTTAACTGGCTGTTGCTTTTCGTGGTGGTCTATTAGGAAGGggtattttctgctgcttttcttttcactcaTTCAGAGCTTTTTTCACCATAAGTGAGGGGTGGGGAGAACAGGCACGTACCATGAGGTCAGCAAACCTTGGATATGCATCAGCACTGTGTCTTTACcatggttttgttctctttaacGAAGGGACATTTGGCTCTGCAGTAGTTCAGGATTTATCCTGTTCAGCTTGCCGTAGGCAGGAATGATAACTGCCTTTCTTACAGCCAGCTTCCGAAGGTTGGCATCCTTGGCCTTGTACCACGAATGTGTGATTTAGGATCAGAGAAGTAACCTtagcatgaaaaataagaaaagatggGCAAGAGCTTCACTGAAGCAGAGGAATGGCATTTATGGGAAGCCTATGAGTCTGCATGGATAGTATTAGATAGAATTATGAAGTACATATAGGAAACTAATTAAAGAGGGGATTAGCTGAGTGGAACAGGATTCCACAATAATTAGTAGATGTGTTAAATACTTTGCAACAATTATCTTGTGGATGTTGTTGGATGCCTTAAGACAAGTATTCAATCTGCCCCtgagtattttttaatgtatttgacAGATTTGTTGTAAGTATCGCAGGTCTGCAAGCAAGCATTTCTACTGGGGGGAACAACTCAAGCTCTGGTTAACCCATAAAGTAAAATATCAATTACTTGTCTATATAAACttggaggaaagggggaaattAAACAGTATATTTTACCTTTCATTGAAAACTGGCACTTCAAGCACTTGTCCCTCTAGTTTTGTTGGCTGCTTCAGAGAGACTGTCCCAGTCTGGGCCAGGTGACTGTGACAACCTCTCGTTGGGAGGTGGCATCAGAACTTTCCCAGGGCAGTCTTAGCTAGAGTAACGACCTGTGAATCTCAGCGTTGGTTCTCACGTCATCGTGAAGGATCTCGCGTCTACTCGGAGATAATTCACaagaagcagggctggggtgtgCAGGGGAGCGGAGGCGTGGCTTACCAGGAAATCATGAGTTCCACAGGAGCTGAATTAACACATTAGAATAAACTGGCAGCTTGACCGTGACAGGTACACAGCTAATCACACGAAATAACCAGCTCAGATCTGACTTTAGTTTGAGCTACATCCAAACTCCAGCATAAACAACTGGAAACAGCTTGAAACTTTTAGTTAGGCTTGAAAAATTAAGAGGGGGAGGgagtggagaagagaagaataaCCTTCATTCTGAACTTCATGATTTTCAGGTGGCCTGTGATTCCTTAGAGGCTATGTGCTGAGATTGCTTTTAGTGGAATTTATATACTAATTCCTGTAAACCTTCATCTGTGTTGAGGACCAAGGCTCATGCCCACTGAGAACAGTTCTGTTCCGCACACGCATTTCGTGTGTGCTTCGTCTGGGTACAGTGCCTTGTGAAATGGAGGTTGTGGATCAGGCTTTAGTACGTGCTGTCTCACGCATCTGAAGAGGTGGGGTGCTACCTTCCTGGTGTGTTCGTACCTTTCCTTGGGATGCTTCCTAAGCAGATACTCATTCTAGCAGGCCAGCCATGTGGTAGgctcagaaatgaaaaggattaTATTGTGTATGACATCAACATGGTGATTCTTTAGATATCTATGAGTGGTTGTCTTACAGTTTTCATACCCTTTTATAAATTACAAAGGGAGACAGATTTTGATTGGAAGCTTGGGAAGTATTCTGCTTTATAGTCACAGTCATCTCTAATGAAAATAAACGTTTGGAGGTATTGTCATTAAAGGCTTTCAGATGATACACTAATAAGCATTTGAACTATGTAGCTAAGTAATTCATACAAGGAATGAGTCCACAGAGGTGTTTGTATCATGctgtttatttacagaaaaacaggTTGGTAATAAATGACACTTGTTAGACTGTCTAACAATTTTACGTGAGTTAGGCTTTCCTGCTTCTGGGGACGCAACTATTAATGTTGTTCCCAtcgatttatttttttaatcttttaggTGCAATCAGCAGAGTACCATACAGATTAAAAGTTATTCTAGCCAACTGGTCTGGAAAGTTTACATCTGGTGAAGTCATCAAAGATCAAGGCTGATAGATAGGTGGATATACTTACTGTCTTTACTAGGAGAGATACTCTACCTGCCCTTAGGCCGTGACAGTAATTTAAACCAGGGACAAGCAGATCTGACTAATTAGAAATCTGGAAGAGACCATGAACCACCTTAGATCTTTTTTTATGCAAGAAGCAAACTTACTATAGCTTCTTTATTAGTTTTCCACTGTTTAAATACAACTTCTTGTATACAAATAGGTTTTTCCAGGCCCTGTACACGTGATGTTACTGTGGCTCAATGGGAGTATTTGAACGTCTCTTTTAACAGCTCATGCCCTGCATAAAAGTTACTATGCTAAACcctatttaatatttcttcaaGCCACTTGGCAATCTGTAAGTCATAAGTCGGAATTGGTGTTATTGTAACCTAATTAATACATTAAAGCAGGTTATGTTAAAATGTCTATTATTGAATGATTGTGTACAGTAAGAAGCTACCTACATTCAGCCAATACAGCATTAACCCTACAATGCCATTTAATGTCaaagaaatacttctttaatgtttttctaattcttgtgtggaaaaaaaaaaattgggtaTGACCCCAGTATTTGAAAATTTCTGGCTCACCCAAACATCCTTTGACAAAACATGAAATTTGATAAGCTTTATTTACTTGGAGCACTTGTTGTCATTGGtaaagatatttgaaaaagtGCTAAACAACATTGAAATATGTTCATGTGCTACGGGCAGGGAGAAATCTGCTTTGTGCTTGGTCTTTTACGTTGGCATTTGTCTACATCTGACTactcatgaaaagaaaaatctcatttcagtGTTTATAATAGTTATCTTAAACATTTCCTGTTTATCTCCAAATGAAGTTCGAGGTctctttaattagaaaattagaTCTTTCTGGATGGAAGATGAAGTCAGTGACAGGTTTAAAGAGTCTGAGTAGATTGAAGTAGGGAAGATCTGTTTTCTGAACACGTGCAGATTTTGGGACTTCATGTAACTAACTGTCAAGGACCGACTGAAATGAAATGCGTGTGCATGCTAAAGCACTCGTATACTAATAGCAAGGGGAATGCGTTATCTAAACACTGGCATGTTAGCAGTCTGGCTGT
Above is a genomic segment from Ciconia boyciana chromosome 13, ASM3463844v1, whole genome shotgun sequence containing:
- the LCMT1 gene encoding leucine carboxyl methyltransferase 1 isoform X3, whose protein sequence is MAAAARDPLSAVGLDEADEAVRGTCEDASVCKRFAVSVGYWKDPYIQYFVRQAKERKAPEINRGYYARVHGVSYLIKAFLKKTECNCQIVNLGAGMDTLFWRLKDENLLPKKYFEVDFPMIVARKIHNIKSKPPLSKPIMESHSGDSLLIGGTLLSHSLPEVNMTDRFGQIMIENLQRRQCNLAGVEVCRSLDSQRERLLLNGWESARAIDMMKVYSFLPQADVKRIEGLEFLDEKELFEQLMQHYCICWASKDSSNLGNVLQHLRGLANITF